The following proteins are co-located in the Siansivirga zeaxanthinifaciens CC-SAMT-1 genome:
- a CDS encoding trans-sulfuration enzyme family protein, translating to MKEKSKQFETLAIRTQTETTQFSEHSVPIYLTSGFVFDDAEEMRASFAEEKQRDLYSRYSNPNVNEFVEKVCAMEGAESGYAFASGMAAVFSTFAALLNSGDHVVSCSSVFGATHGLFTNYFPKWNIECSYFNVNEVETIESLIKPNTKFLYAETPTNPGVDIIDLEFLSAICKKHNILLVIDNCFATPYLQNPIKFGADLVIHSATKLMDGQGRVLGGVTVGKKELIREIYLFSRLTGPSMSPFNAWVLSKSLETLAVRTDKHCENALKIAEFLENHPKVKWVKYPFLKSHPKYDIAKKQMRLGGSIVAFEVEGGIEGGRSFFDNIKMCSLSANLGDTRTIVTHPASTTHAKVEAEVKAAVGITDGSVRISAGLEHIDDIIADLIQALN from the coding sequence ATGAAGGAGAAGAGTAAACAATTTGAAACTTTAGCCATACGCACACAAACGGAAACAACACAGTTTTCAGAGCATTCAGTGCCCATATACTTAACATCGGGTTTTGTATTTGATGATGCCGAAGAAATGCGAGCGTCTTTTGCTGAAGAAAAACAGCGCGATTTATACAGCCGTTACAGTAATCCTAATGTTAACGAATTTGTAGAGAAAGTTTGTGCTATGGAAGGCGCCGAGAGTGGTTACGCTTTTGCTAGCGGCATGGCAGCGGTGTTTTCAACATTTGCAGCTTTGCTAAACTCGGGCGACCATGTGGTGTCATGCAGTTCTGTATTTGGTGCAACGCACGGGTTGTTTACAAATTATTTCCCGAAATGGAATATTGAGTGTTCGTATTTTAATGTAAATGAGGTTGAAACTATTGAAAGTTTAATTAAGCCCAACACAAAATTTTTATATGCAGAAACACCAACCAATCCCGGTGTTGATATTATCGATTTAGAATTTTTAAGCGCCATTTGTAAAAAGCATAACATCTTGTTGGTAATAGATAATTGTTTTGCTACACCTTATCTACAGAATCCTATTAAATTCGGTGCCGATTTGGTTATACATTCGGCTACGAAACTCATGGATGGACAAGGACGTGTTTTAGGAGGCGTAACAGTTGGAAAAAAAGAATTAATTCGCGAAATATATTTGTTTTCACGATTAACAGGCCCTTCTATGAGTCCGTTTAATGCCTGGGTGCTTTCAAAATCTTTAGAAACACTAGCTGTAAGAACCGACAAGCATTGCGAAAATGCGCTTAAAATAGCCGAGTTTCTGGAAAATCATCCTAAAGTAAAATGGGTAAAATATCCGTTTTTAAAATCGCATCCTAAGTACGATATTGCAAAAAAACAAATGCGATTAGGTGGTAGTATTGTTGCTTTTGAAGTAGAAGGCGGTATTGAAGGCGGCCGATCATTTTTTGATAATATTAAAATGTGTTCATTATCTGCTAACTTAGGCGACACAAGAACGATTGTTACACACCCGGCGAGCACGACACATGCTAAAGTTGAAGCCGAAGTAAAAGCAGCCGTAGGTATTACCGATGGCTCTGTTCGTATATCGGCAGGTTTAGAACATATAGACGATATTATTGCCGATTTGATACAAGCTTTAAATTAA
- a CDS encoding O-acetylhomoserine aminocarboxypropyltransferase/cysteine synthase family protein, whose product MSTQKFATNALHAGHDFKANGGTRAVPIYQTTSYVFNNSDHAANLFSLKELGFIYTRLNNPTNQILQERLAALEGGIGAVVFASGTAAISTGLLTLLKAGDHIVASSSLYGGTYNLLKVTLPRLGITTTFVDADNPDNFAAAVKDNTRAFFVESLGNPKLDVLDLKAISVHAKAAGVPFIVDNTVATPALLNPIEHGANIVIHSLTKYIGGQGTSLGGAIIDAGTFNWANGKFPEFTEPSDGYHGLVYHEALGAAAYTFKLILEGLRDFGGALSPFNAFQIIQGLETLPVRIKQHSANALELAKWLEAQDEVAWVNYPGLDSSKYKALSDAYLTKGQSGIVTFGAKGGYDAAKAIADNSKLFSLLANIGDTKSLIIHPASTTHQQLTESEQASAGVSGDLIRLSVGLEDLEDLKADLKAAFSNIK is encoded by the coding sequence ATGAGTACACAAAAATTCGCAACAAACGCATTACACGCTGGCCACGATTTTAAAGCCAATGGAGGTACCAGAGCTGTGCCAATTTATCAAACAACATCGTATGTTTTTAATAATTCAGATCATGCGGCAAATTTGTTTTCTTTAAAAGAATTAGGGTTTATTTACACCCGATTAAACAATCCAACAAATCAAATTTTACAAGAGCGTTTAGCTGCCTTAGAAGGCGGTATTGGAGCGGTTGTTTTTGCTTCTGGTACAGCGGCCATCTCAACAGGATTATTAACCCTTTTAAAAGCTGGAGACCATATTGTTGCTTCAAGCAGTTTATATGGAGGTACTTATAATTTACTTAAAGTAACCTTACCTAGATTGGGTATTACAACGACGTTTGTAGATGCCGATAATCCAGATAATTTTGCTGCGGCAGTGAAAGATAATACCCGAGCTTTTTTTGTTGAATCTTTAGGAAATCCAAAATTAGATGTGCTAGATTTAAAAGCAATTTCGGTACATGCCAAGGCTGCAGGAGTTCCTTTTATAGTAGATAATACGGTTGCAACACCTGCCTTACTAAACCCTATTGAGCATGGCGCCAATATTGTAATACACTCATTAACAAAATACATAGGAGGTCAAGGTACATCTTTAGGAGGCGCTATTATTGATGCCGGAACTTTTAATTGGGCCAACGGGAAATTCCCTGAGTTTACTGAGCCATCAGACGGGTATCATGGATTAGTTTATCATGAAGCACTTGGTGCAGCGGCCTATACTTTTAAATTAATTTTAGAAGGATTAAGAGATTTTGGAGGCGCTTTAAGCCCGTTTAACGCTTTTCAAATTATACAAGGTTTAGAAACTTTACCGGTTAGAATAAAACAACACAGTGCCAACGCCTTAGAATTGGCTAAATGGTTAGAAGCGCAAGATGAAGTGGCTTGGGTTAATTATCCAGGACTGGATTCTAGCAAATACAAAGCATTATCTGATGCCTATTTAACAAAAGGACAAAGCGGAATTGTTACCTTTGGTGCCAAAGGCGGTTATGATGCTGCGAAGGCCATTGCCGATAATTCAAAATTGTTTTCATTGTTAGCAAATATTGGAGATACAAAATCTTTAATAATTCATCCAGCAAGTACAACGCATCAACAATTAACTGAAAGCGAACAAGCTTCGGCAGGTGTTTCGGGCGATTTAATTCGTTTATCGGTTGGTCTTGAAGATTTAGAAGATTTAAAAGCCGATTTAAAAGCTGCTTTCAGCAACATAAAATAA
- the thrA gene encoding bifunctional aspartate kinase/homoserine dehydrogenase I → MKNTLQHIIIKDFITENQSEISEIKLSYQVFGKPLGTAPVVLINHALTGNSNVAGEDGWWSTLVGDDKVVDTKLYTVLAFNIPGNGFDGFVIENYKDFVARDIAKLFLIGLKELKVEKLFALVGGSLGGGIAWEMAVINPDITENLIPVATDWKSTDWLIANCQIQEQFLINSRNPVHDARMHAMLCYRTPESFNERFHRSKNEELEIFNVESWLLHHGKKLQERFQLSAYKLMNQLLKTIDVTKNRPADFNVLERINGNIHIIGVDSDLFFTAEENRQTHKQLAVTNPNVTYNEINSVHGHDAFLMEYEQLEKIIEGIFVPNSKKRRMKVLKFGGKSLANGEGLNTVISIIENKVKQGDKITVVVSARSSATDDLETILNKAVSGKSYKEDLEAFKSYQTEPLPEIDFSKEFSVLDKLFEGVSLLGDYSKKTKDEILAQGELLSVKLIASILNAKQIHAAAVDARTLIKTNDAFGNAQPIGQLSKENVKNFYKKSGSDVVNVVTGFIAFNTKNETTTLGRNGSNYTAALIANYLDAEELQNYTHVNGIYTANPYLVEDAKKIRELSFSEANELANFGTTVLHAKTIIPLVEKNINLRILNTFNADDEGTLITAKPNSKEVTSLSVLDHVALLNLEGRGLLGKSGVDARIFGALAKKDISVSIISQGSSERGIGLIINADQATQAVIALEQEFENDFYSQDVNKIGVVDDVSVISIIGIELSSFHKPFNALIKNQITPLLFNNTVTGKNVSLVVKKNQLHKAMNVIHGEIFGISKKINIAIFGHGGVGGALINQILKSKGDIEKRKGINLNVFAIANSRKMILNKKGVDKNWKDTLQASNLESSINDVIAFAKTHHLENLIAVDNTASPVFHDNYVPLVEAGFDLVSSNKVANTVSHKFYTDLRQELKNNNKQYLYETTVGAGLPLIDTIKLLHESGENITRIRGVFSGTLSYLFNNFSVQDKPFSTIVQETIDKGFTEPDPREDFSGNDVARKLLILARELDLQNEFSDVSVQNLIPEAYQNISVESFLSQLDVLDETFQKIKENQQPGHVLRYVGDLSGDLSQDKGNLEVKLVSIPEDSTLGHVKGSDAIFEIFTESYGEQPIVIQGAGAGSEVTARGVFGDILRLSKHIN, encoded by the coding sequence TTGAAAAATACATTGCAACATATTATAATTAAAGATTTTATAACAGAAAATCAATCTGAGATTTCTGAAATAAAATTAAGCTACCAGGTTTTTGGTAAACCGCTGGGCACCGCTCCAGTGGTTTTAATTAATCATGCTTTAACAGGAAACAGTAATGTGGCTGGTGAAGATGGTTGGTGGAGCACGCTGGTAGGAGATGATAAGGTTGTAGATACCAAGTTATACACCGTTTTAGCATTTAATATCCCTGGAAATGGTTTCGATGGTTTTGTAATAGAAAATTATAAAGATTTTGTAGCCAGAGACATCGCCAAACTATTTTTAATAGGTTTAAAAGAATTAAAAGTTGAAAAGTTGTTTGCTTTAGTTGGGGGCTCCTTAGGTGGAGGTATTGCTTGGGAAATGGCTGTTATAAACCCCGATATAACCGAGAATTTAATACCTGTGGCAACCGATTGGAAATCGACCGATTGGTTAATTGCCAATTGCCAAATTCAGGAGCAATTTTTAATAAATTCTCGAAATCCTGTGCATGATGCTAGAATGCATGCCATGTTATGTTACAGAACGCCCGAATCTTTTAACGAACGTTTTCATCGTTCTAAAAATGAAGAACTGGAAATTTTTAATGTAGAAAGCTGGTTGTTACATCATGGTAAAAAGCTGCAGGAACGTTTTCAGCTTTCGGCATATAAATTAATGAATCAATTATTAAAAACGATTGATGTTACTAAAAACAGACCCGCCGATTTTAATGTTTTAGAGCGTATAAATGGAAATATTCATATTATAGGTGTCGATTCCGATTTGTTTTTTACTGCCGAAGAAAATAGACAAACGCATAAACAGTTGGCTGTTACAAATCCGAATGTAACTTACAATGAAATTAATTCGGTACATGGGCACGATGCGTTTTTAATGGAATACGAACAATTAGAAAAAATAATAGAAGGCATATTTGTGCCAAATTCTAAAAAAAGAAGAATGAAAGTATTAAAGTTTGGAGGGAAATCTTTAGCGAACGGAGAAGGATTGAATACCGTTATTTCAATTATTGAAAATAAGGTAAAGCAAGGTGATAAAATTACCGTGGTGGTGTCTGCAAGAAGCTCTGCAACCGATGATTTAGAAACTATTTTAAATAAAGCAGTAAGTGGTAAATCTTATAAAGAAGATTTAGAAGCTTTTAAAAGCTATCAAACAGAACCTTTGCCAGAAATTGATTTTTCAAAAGAATTTTCGGTATTAGATAAGTTGTTTGAAGGCGTTAGTTTGTTGGGTGATTATAGTAAAAAAACAAAAGATGAAATTTTAGCGCAGGGCGAGCTGCTTTCGGTAAAATTAATAGCAAGTATTTTAAATGCTAAGCAAATACATGCAGCAGCCGTAGATGCCAGAACATTAATAAAAACAAACGATGCTTTTGGAAATGCACAGCCAATTGGGCAACTTTCAAAAGAAAATGTAAAAAACTTTTACAAAAAATCGGGTAGCGATGTTGTAAATGTTGTTACAGGTTTTATTGCTTTTAATACTAAAAACGAAACCACAACTTTAGGTCGTAATGGTAGTAATTACACAGCAGCCCTTATAGCCAATTACTTAGATGCCGAAGAGTTACAAAATTACACACACGTAAATGGTATTTATACAGCCAACCCATATTTGGTTGAAGATGCTAAGAAAATTCGTGAACTGTCCTTTAGTGAAGCTAACGAATTGGCTAATTTTGGAACAACGGTTTTACATGCAAAAACAATTATTCCTTTAGTTGAAAAAAACATCAACTTACGTATTTTAAATACGTTTAATGCCGATGATGAAGGAACTTTAATCACTGCGAAACCAAATTCTAAAGAAGTTACTTCGTTATCTGTTCTCGATCATGTGGCTTTACTAAATCTTGAAGGTCGCGGTTTGTTAGGTAAAAGTGGTGTAGATGCTAGAATTTTTGGGGCTTTAGCTAAAAAAGATATTAGTGTAAGTATTATTTCTCAAGGCTCATCAGAGCGTGGTATTGGTTTAATTATTAACGCCGATCAGGCAACACAAGCGGTTATTGCCTTAGAACAGGAATTTGAAAACGACTTCTATTCGCAAGATGTAAATAAAATTGGTGTGGTAGACGATGTTTCGGTAATATCCATTATTGGTATCGAATTAAGTTCTTTCCATAAACCGTTTAATGCACTTATAAAGAATCAAATTACACCGTTGTTGTTTAATAATACGGTAACGGGTAAAAATGTGAGTTTGGTTGTTAAAAAGAATCAGCTTCATAAAGCCATGAATGTTATTCATGGTGAGATTTTCGGAATTTCAAAGAAAATAAACATTGCTATTTTTGGTCATGGAGGTGTTGGTGGCGCTTTAATTAATCAAATTTTAAAATCGAAAGGTGATATAGAAAAACGTAAAGGCATCAACTTAAATGTGTTTGCTATTGCCAATTCTAGAAAAATGATTTTAAATAAAAAGGGCGTCGATAAAAATTGGAAAGACACCCTACAAGCATCAAATTTAGAAAGCTCAATTAACGATGTTATAGCGTTTGCAAAAACGCATCATTTAGAAAATTTAATTGCGGTAGATAATACAGCAAGTCCTGTTTTTCATGATAATTATGTACCTTTAGTTGAAGCAGGTTTCGACTTAGTGTCATCAAATAAAGTTGCCAATACCGTTTCGCATAAATTCTACACCGATTTAAGGCAAGAATTAAAAAATAACAACAAACAGTATTTATATGAAACTACTGTTGGTGCAGGCTTACCATTAATTGATACGATCAAGTTATTGCACGAATCGGGAGAAAATATAACCAGAATACGAGGTGTTTTTTCAGGGACTTTAAGTTATTTATTTAATAATTTCTCGGTTCAAGATAAGCCTTTTAGCACCATTGTTCAAGAAACAATCGATAAAGGTTTTACAGAGCCAGACCCTCGCGAAGATTTTTCGGGCAACGATGTTGCAAGGAAATTATTAATTTTGGCAAGAGAATTAGATTTGCAAAATGAATTTAGCGATGTTTCGGTTCAAAATTTAATTCCAGAAGCGTATCAAAATATTTCTGTTGAATCATTTTTAAGTCAGTTGGATGTTTTAGATGAAACGTTTCAGAAAATAAAAGAAAATCAGCAACCAGGACATGTTTTACGATATGTAGGTGATTTATCGGGCGATTTATCTCAAGATAAAGGTAATTTAGAGGTTAAATTAGTATCCATACCAGAAGATAGTACCTTAGGGCATGTAAAAGGTAGCGATGCTATTTTTGAAATATTTACCGAGTCTTACGGTGAGCAACCCATTGTAATTCAAGGTGCTGGAGCCGGATCAGAAGTAACGGCACGTGGTGTTTTTGGAGATATTTTAAGATTGTCTAAACACATAAATTAA
- a CDS encoding sulfate adenylyltransferase subunit 1, with translation MEVLKIATAGSVDDGKSTLIGRILYDTKSLTTDKLEAIEKTSKQRGYDYLDFSLATDGLVAEREQGITIDVAHIYFSTKKKSYIIADTPGHVEYTRNMVTGASTSQASIILIDARKGVIEQTNRHFFINNLLRIKDVVVAINKMDLVDYSEETYNKIKADFSELMSKRDYQDQKITFIPVSALKGDNVVNKSDKMPWYKGEALLEHLEQLDKADIYNVGTPRFPVQYVIRPKTEDFHDFRGYAGKVYGGNLSVGDDIIVLPSKTRSKIKDIYFYDQKYETASRRSSVTITLENDINVSRGDMIVKEGDLPQVDKQFTANVCWMDSKKLTPGAKYVVQHGVNKVLGKVDAINHKIHPDYSGIDKNVSELAVNDIASVTFKLNKPIFFDQFKNHRTNGSFILIDPQTNNTVGAGFIQ, from the coding sequence ATGGAAGTATTAAAAATTGCAACAGCAGGTAGTGTAGATGATGGAAAAAGTACGTTAATAGGGCGTATACTTTACGATACAAAATCTTTAACCACAGATAAATTAGAAGCTATTGAAAAAACCAGTAAACAACGTGGTTACGATTATTTAGATTTCTCGTTAGCTACCGATGGTTTAGTGGCAGAAAGAGAACAAGGTATCACTATTGATGTAGCACATATTTATTTTTCAACAAAAAAGAAAAGTTACATTATTGCAGATACGCCGGGTCATGTTGAATATACAAGAAACATGGTTACAGGTGCATCTACTTCACAAGCGTCTATTATTTTAATTGATGCTAGAAAAGGCGTTATCGAGCAAACCAATCGTCACTTTTTTATTAATAATTTACTAAGAATAAAAGATGTTGTTGTTGCCATTAATAAAATGGATTTAGTTGATTATTCTGAAGAAACGTACAATAAAATTAAAGCCGATTTTTCAGAATTAATGAGCAAACGCGATTATCAAGATCAAAAAATAACTTTTATTCCCGTTAGTGCTTTAAAAGGTGATAACGTAGTGAATAAATCAGATAAAATGCCTTGGTACAAAGGGGAAGCTTTGCTAGAGCATTTAGAGCAATTAGATAAAGCAGATATTTATAATGTAGGGACACCACGTTTTCCTGTACAATACGTTATTCGTCCTAAAACCGAAGATTTTCACGATTTTAGAGGCTATGCAGGTAAGGTTTATGGTGGTAATTTAAGCGTAGGAGACGATATTATTGTATTGCCATCTAAAACCCGATCTAAAATTAAAGACATTTATTTTTACGACCAAAAGTATGAAACGGCTTCTAGACGTTCTTCGGTAACCATTACTTTAGAAAACGATATTAATGTAAGCCGTGGCGATATGATTGTTAAAGAAGGCGATTTACCGCAGGTAGACAAACAATTTACAGCCAACGTATGTTGGATGGATTCTAAAAAATTAACTCCAGGTGCCAAATATGTTGTGCAACATGGTGTGAATAAGGTGTTAGGTAAAGTCGATGCTATAAACCATAAAATCCACCCAGATTACTCGGGTATCGATAAAAATGTTTCAGAGTTGGCTGTTAACGATATTGCTTCGGTAACATTTAAATTAAACAAGCCTATTTTCTTCGATCAATTTAAAAACCACAGAACAAACGGGTCTTTTATTTTAATCGATCCTCAAACGAATAATACCGTAGGAGCGGGATTCATTCAATAA
- a CDS encoding RrF2 family transcriptional regulator: MLSKKTKYGLKALTFIARNEGDSPVQVGEIAKGENIPQKFLESILLTLRKSGILGSKKGKHGGYYLRNSPSEILMTEVMRVLEGPIAMVPCVSLNFYEKCDDCPDEVSCSVHKLMIQVRDSTLEVFKNTTLEDLSSRDK, encoded by the coding sequence ATGCTTTCTAAAAAAACAAAATACGGATTAAAAGCTTTAACCTTCATTGCTAGAAATGAAGGTGACTCGCCAGTACAAGTTGGCGAAATTGCTAAAGGTGAAAATATTCCACAAAAATTTTTAGAAAGTATTCTGCTTACATTAAGAAAATCGGGCATCTTAGGGTCTAAAAAAGGAAAACACGGTGGTTATTATCTAAGAAATTCACCTTCCGAAATTTTAATGACAGAAGTCATGCGTGTTCTTGAAGGGCCTATTGCTATGGTGCCCTGCGTAAGTTTGAATTTTTACGAAAAATGCGATGACTGTCCAGACGAAGTGTCTTGCAGCGTTCATAAATTAATGATTCAGGTTAGAGACAGCACACTCGAGGTTTTTAAAAACACCACTTTAGAGGATTTATCTTCCAGAGATAAGTAA
- the cysD gene encoding sulfate adenylyltransferase subunit CysD, whose amino-acid sequence MIKDTSNINSLENEAIYIIREVAAQFEKPVLLFSGGKDSITLVRLAVKAFYPAKVPFPLMHIDTGHNFPETIEFRDRLVKELGLELIVRNVQDSIDEGKVKEESGRYASRNQLQTTTLLDAIEEFKFDACIGGARRDEEKARAKERIFSVRDDFGQWDEKNQRPELFDMLNGQIELGQNVRVFPISNWTELDVWSYIERENIEIPSIYFAHKRNVFLRDGMIWSADDEVVYRDAHEEVFEELVRFRTVGDMSCTAAVLSDATTITKVVEEIRESTISERGARIDDKRSEAAMEKRKQQGYF is encoded by the coding sequence ATGATTAAGGATACATCAAATATTAATTCATTAGAAAACGAAGCGATTTACATTATAAGAGAAGTAGCAGCACAGTTTGAAAAACCTGTTTTGTTATTTTCTGGCGGAAAAGACTCTATTACATTGGTAAGATTGGCCGTTAAAGCATTTTACCCTGCTAAAGTACCTTTCCCTTTAATGCACATCGATACAGGACATAATTTCCCTGAAACGATTGAGTTTAGAGATCGTTTAGTTAAAGAATTAGGTTTAGAATTGATTGTTAGAAATGTTCAAGATTCTATCGATGAAGGTAAAGTGAAAGAAGAATCGGGTCGATACGCTAGTAGAAACCAGCTTCAAACCACAACGCTTTTAGATGCTATTGAAGAATTTAAATTTGATGCTTGTATTGGTGGAGCACGTCGTGATGAAGAAAAAGCAAGAGCGAAAGAACGTATTTTTTCAGTTCGTGACGATTTCGGACAATGGGATGAGAAAAACCAACGTCCTGAATTATTCGATATGTTAAATGGCCAAATAGAATTAGGTCAGAATGTACGTGTGTTCCCAATTTCTAACTGGACAGAATTAGATGTTTGGTCGTACATAGAGCGCGAAAATATTGAGATTCCTTCTATTTATTTTGCACACAAAAGAAATGTATTTTTAAGAGATGGCATGATTTGGTCTGCAGACGACGAGGTTGTTTACAGAGATGCTCACGAAGAAGTTTTTGAAGAATTAGTGCGTTTTAGAACCGTTGGTGATATGAGCTGTACAGCAGCCGTTTTATCTGATGCAACCACCATTACTAAAGTGGTAGAAGAAATTAGAGAGTCTACCATTTCGGAGCGTGGAGCACGTATAGACGATAAACGCTCGGAAGCAGCCATGGAAAAACGTAAACAACAAGGGTACTTTTAG
- a CDS encoding phosphoadenosine phosphosulfate reductase domain-containing protein, with translation MITQDKINELNTLLKDAQPSDIILKAIELNGEAVITTNFRPYEAAILYAVNSVVSNIPVIWCDTGYNTPQTYRHVEQVIKDLALNVFLYVPKQTTAHRDVIMGIPSVDAPEHALFTEQVKLEPFRRAMEAHKPKVWFTNLRQGQTAFRDSIGIFSLSKDGVLKVSPFYYWTDEQLDAYLLEHHLPNEFKYFDPTKALANRECGLHG, from the coding sequence ATGATAACTCAAGATAAAATAAACGAATTAAATACGCTTTTAAAAGATGCTCAGCCTTCAGATATTATTTTAAAGGCTATAGAGTTAAATGGTGAAGCGGTAATAACAACCAACTTCCGTCCATACGAAGCAGCTATTTTATACGCTGTAAATTCAGTGGTTTCAAACATTCCGGTAATTTGGTGCGATACAGGGTATAATACACCTCAAACTTACAGACATGTCGAGCAGGTTATTAAAGATTTGGCGCTTAACGTGTTTTTATACGTGCCAAAACAAACAACCGCGCATCGCGATGTAATAATGGGAATTCCTAGCGTTGATGCTCCAGAACATGCGTTGTTTACAGAGCAGGTTAAATTGGAACCGTTTAGACGCGCCATGGAAGCCCACAAACCAAAAGTTTGGTTTACAAATTTAAGACAAGGTCAAACGGCGTTTAGAGATAGTATTGGTATCTTTAGCCTGAGTAAAGATGGTGTTTTAAAAGTAAGTCCGTTTTATTATTGGACAGATGAGCAGTTAGATGCTTACCTTTTAGAGCACCATTTACCAAACGAGTTTAAATATTTCGACCCAACAAAAGCCTTAGCAAACAGAGAATGTGGTTTGCACGGTTAA
- a CDS encoding DUF2061 domain-containing protein: protein MLLKDKEKSTYKEDSVGEKPLRSIVKSLSWRTIGTLDTVLISWIVTGELTLAFSIGSIELVTKMVLYFFHERIWNSIKWGK, encoded by the coding sequence ATGTTATTAAAAGACAAAGAGAAGTCAACTTATAAAGAAGATTCTGTTGGTGAAAAACCTTTAAGAAGCATTGTTAAATCTTTAAGTTGGAGAACTATAGGTACCTTAGATACTGTTTTAATTTCTTGGATTGTAACCGGAGAATTAACATTAGCATTTTCTATTGGTTCTATAGAGTTGGTTACCAAAATGGTACTTTACTTCTTTCACGAACGCATCTGGAATTCTATTAAATGGGGTAAATAA